The Elusimicrobiota bacterium genome includes a window with the following:
- a CDS encoding DUF4202 domain-containing protein, whose translation MNSSCLSSVLSAIDAANAADPRATPEGKPWEVAHAEHLTRWVLRLHPQANALLQIAARGQHLERWINPRASYPEGRAGYLQWREDLKTFHARRTGEVMIQAGCSLAERDRVTALITKKALRAGDPEGQVLEDALCLVFLETQFSALRTKTPESKMTEILRKTWNKMSPAGRAAAQSLPLSVQEKASLVQAFSEGPEAPPQ comes from the coding sequence ATGAATTCTTCCTGTTTATCAAGTGTTTTAAGCGCGATTGACGCCGCCAACGCCGCGGATCCGCGGGCGACCCCGGAAGGGAAGCCGTGGGAAGTGGCCCACGCCGAACACTTAACCCGATGGGTGCTTCGCCTTCACCCCCAGGCCAACGCGCTTCTTCAAATTGCCGCTCGGGGGCAACATCTTGAGCGATGGATCAACCCACGCGCCTCATATCCGGAAGGACGGGCCGGTTATCTTCAGTGGCGGGAAGATCTTAAAACGTTTCATGCTCGTCGGACGGGTGAGGTCATGATCCAGGCCGGGTGTTCCTTGGCAGAACGGGACCGTGTGACCGCCCTGATCACTAAAAAAGCGCTCCGGGCTGGGGACCCGGAAGGCCAGGTTTTGGAGGACGCCCTCTGTCTGGTTTTTCTAGAAACCCAGTTCTCGGCGTTGCGCACCAAAACTCCGGAATCGAAAATGACAGAAATTCTTCGGAAGACCTGGAATAAAATGTCCCCCGCGGGCCGGGCAGCGGCCCAATCCCTTCCCCTATCCGTCCAAGAGAAAGCCTCCCTCGTGCAAGCTTTTTCCGAAGGGCCTGAGGCTCCACCCCAGTAA
- the rnr gene encoding ribonuclease R yields MESPPVEGKLQHKGRFGFVLSETPGKPDLFITGPTLKLAMNGDRVRARTLRHGDRPEGEILSIVTHARTTLVGAFLAGPLPALAPEGPGDPVLIIDNGGLAPKDGDLCVLRVTRWPTLAEPPAGVLTEILGKRNDPSTDLKFLLRKHSLAESFSSEVEQAATSFGDDVPSSAWQGRKTFFDLPVFTIDGSDAKDFDDAVSLEERPQGGWRLGVHIADVSHYVQDGSVLDEAARERSTSVYLSGAVVPMLPFPLSDNLCSLRPHVPRLTLTCLMDLNADGEVTHHELFESVIRSVRRFTYEEVESLLKGETALDVSPSIQNAVTRMGALARRLRERRFGRGSLDFDFPEPYIVVDDQGWPLDARRRERGESHKLIEEFMLLANETVAQAMADVPFLYRIHERPDPAKMEALEKTLRAVGVSVPTGLHDGKPAALQKVMAGVRGKPVEPMVHMMILRSLKQAVYSPKNSGHFGLASSNYTHFTSPIRRYPDLIVHRLVKEKLNGVLTPARQKEWGNQLGELAADASVRERIAVEAEREFLDLKRAQLMACRVGETFDAVITGVTSFGLFVQPTTVFVEGLVPMTELKDDYYLFDELRAQLHGRRTGRTYRFGQAIRVRLAAANTEKRQLDFSLEPTPRPNR; encoded by the coding sequence GTGGAAAGTCCTCCTGTGGAAGGAAAACTTCAACACAAAGGTCGGTTCGGTTTCGTTTTGTCAGAAACACCTGGGAAACCCGACCTTTTTATCACAGGCCCCACGCTTAAGTTGGCCATGAACGGGGACCGCGTCCGGGCCCGAACGTTGCGGCACGGGGATCGGCCGGAGGGGGAAATCCTTTCCATTGTGACCCACGCTCGGACAACCTTGGTGGGCGCTTTCCTCGCGGGTCCGCTTCCCGCGTTGGCCCCAGAAGGGCCTGGGGATCCTGTCCTGATCATCGACAACGGAGGATTAGCGCCCAAAGACGGGGATCTTTGCGTCCTTCGTGTCACGCGCTGGCCGACGTTGGCGGAACCCCCGGCGGGTGTCCTCACCGAGATATTGGGAAAACGCAACGACCCGTCAACCGATTTGAAATTTTTGCTCCGCAAACATAGTCTCGCCGAATCGTTCTCTTCTGAGGTGGAACAAGCCGCCACGTCTTTCGGTGACGATGTCCCTTCCTCCGCGTGGCAGGGCCGGAAAACATTTTTTGATCTCCCTGTGTTTACAATCGATGGATCGGACGCAAAAGATTTTGACGACGCGGTCTCTTTGGAAGAACGACCTCAAGGGGGATGGCGTTTGGGTGTTCATATCGCTGACGTGTCTCATTATGTCCAGGACGGGTCGGTTCTGGACGAGGCGGCCCGAGAACGCAGCACCAGCGTTTACCTGTCCGGGGCGGTGGTCCCCATGTTACCGTTTCCCCTTTCAGACAACCTGTGTTCGCTTCGCCCCCACGTCCCCCGCCTGACTCTGACCTGCCTCATGGATTTGAACGCCGATGGGGAAGTCACTCATCATGAACTCTTTGAAAGCGTCATTCGTAGTGTTCGCCGGTTTACCTATGAAGAAGTGGAGTCGCTCTTAAAGGGGGAAACCGCCCTCGATGTGTCCCCCTCCATTCAGAACGCGGTGACCCGCATGGGGGCGCTGGCCCGTCGGTTGCGGGAAAGACGGTTCGGGCGTGGGTCCCTGGACTTTGATTTTCCGGAACCCTATATCGTTGTGGACGACCAGGGCTGGCCCTTGGACGCCCGGCGGCGGGAACGGGGAGAAAGTCACAAATTGATCGAAGAATTCATGCTTCTCGCGAACGAAACGGTGGCCCAGGCCATGGCCGACGTTCCTTTCCTCTACCGCATTCACGAACGACCGGATCCCGCCAAAATGGAGGCGTTGGAAAAAACACTCCGGGCGGTGGGGGTGTCGGTCCCCACGGGCTTACATGACGGAAAACCCGCCGCTCTGCAAAAAGTGATGGCAGGGGTGAGGGGCAAACCCGTGGAACCCATGGTCCACATGATGATTTTACGCAGTTTAAAACAGGCCGTCTATTCCCCAAAAAATTCCGGCCACTTCGGCCTGGCCTCTTCCAACTACACCCATTTCACGTCCCCTATTCGACGTTATCCCGACTTAATCGTTCATCGTCTTGTTAAAGAAAAACTCAACGGGGTTCTCACCCCCGCCCGCCAAAAAGAATGGGGAAACCAATTGGGTGAACTTGCCGCAGACGCTTCGGTCCGGGAACGCATCGCGGTGGAAGCGGAACGGGAATTTTTGGATTTAAAACGGGCCCAGCTCATGGCCTGCCGGGTTGGGGAAACGTTCGATGCCGTGATCACGGGTGTAACCAGTTTCGGCCTTTTCGTGCAACCCACCACCGTTTTTGTGGAAGGTTTGGTCCCGATGACCGAACTGAAAGACGACTACTATCTCTTCGATGAATTACGTGCCCAACTTCATGGACGCCGGACCGGACGGACGTACCGGTTCGGCCAAGCTATTCGGGTCCGTTTGGCCGCCGCCAACACCGAAAAGCGCCAGCTGGATTTTTCCCTCGAACCAACTCCCCGCCCCAACCGCTGA
- the nadB gene encoding L-aspartate oxidase, which translates to MPKTLASDFLIIGSGIGGLSLALKASEHGSVRLVTKRQLFESATGYAQGGLAAVFSKEDSLDAHVRDTLETGAGLSNESIVRKVVTEAPARVQDLMDWGVRFSPSRVTKNRRSSFELGLEGGHSQRRILHVGDYTGQAVEQVLVDRVRQNPRITLHEHHAAVDLLTRRRLGKPAARSRDVCGGAYVLDIEKGQVQTFLARATALATGGAGKIYLYTSNPDVATGDGMAMAYRAGARLGNMEFVQFHPTCLFHPKAKNFLISEALRGEGAILKNRSGKRFAKTYDPRGELAPRDIVARAIDAELKRTGDECVFLDITHRGPSFLHRRFPKIYAKCLSFGIDITTQPIPVVPAAHYFCGGVMTDAWGRTALDRLSAVGEVACTGLHGANRLASNSLPEALVFSHAVAETWAGMAQQEFPLYPADVPTWNTGRARNPDEQVIIRQVWEEIRRFMWNYVGIVRTTKRLERARSRITLLQKEIQEYYWNFLVTPDLLELRNIALVAELVIRAGLARQESRGLHHTLDFTLRDDLHWKKTVVLKSRWT; encoded by the coding sequence ATGCCGAAAACCCTAGCCTCCGATTTCCTGATTATCGGTTCTGGAATTGGGGGGTTGTCCCTGGCGCTCAAGGCGTCGGAACACGGATCGGTCCGATTGGTTACCAAACGGCAGTTGTTCGAATCCGCCACGGGCTATGCTCAAGGAGGATTGGCCGCTGTTTTCTCCAAGGAAGACTCCCTTGACGCCCACGTGCGGGATACGCTCGAAACGGGGGCGGGTCTCTCCAACGAATCCATCGTTCGAAAAGTGGTCACGGAAGCCCCCGCGCGCGTCCAGGATTTGATGGATTGGGGAGTGCGTTTTTCTCCTTCACGGGTCACGAAGAACAGACGTTCCTCGTTTGAATTGGGATTAGAGGGGGGCCATTCCCAACGGCGTATTTTGCACGTGGGCGATTACACCGGTCAGGCGGTCGAGCAAGTCTTGGTGGATCGTGTTCGCCAAAACCCTCGCATCACCCTTCATGAACACCACGCCGCGGTGGACCTCCTAACGCGTCGACGTCTGGGGAAGCCCGCCGCCCGATCTCGAGACGTTTGTGGGGGCGCTTACGTCTTGGACATTGAAAAGGGCCAGGTGCAGACTTTTCTGGCTCGCGCCACGGCCCTGGCCACGGGCGGCGCTGGGAAAATCTATCTTTACACGTCGAACCCCGACGTTGCAACGGGCGACGGGATGGCCATGGCCTATCGGGCCGGGGCCCGATTGGGCAATATGGAATTCGTTCAATTTCACCCCACCTGTCTTTTTCATCCCAAGGCAAAAAATTTCTTAATCAGCGAAGCGCTCCGAGGGGAAGGCGCCATTCTCAAAAACCGTTCTGGAAAAAGGTTCGCCAAGACATACGATCCGAGGGGTGAACTGGCCCCCCGGGATATTGTGGCTCGGGCCATAGACGCCGAGCTAAAACGCACAGGGGACGAATGCGTTTTCTTGGATATCACCCACCGGGGCCCATCCTTTCTCCACCGCCGGTTCCCCAAGATTTACGCCAAATGCCTTTCCTTCGGGATTGACATCACCACCCAGCCGATCCCGGTGGTCCCGGCGGCTCACTATTTTTGTGGCGGGGTCATGACGGACGCCTGGGGCCGAACCGCGCTGGACCGGCTCTCGGCTGTGGGTGAAGTGGCTTGTACCGGGTTGCATGGGGCGAACCGATTGGCGTCCAATTCGTTGCCGGAAGCACTCGTTTTTTCCCACGCGGTGGCCGAAACCTGGGCCGGCATGGCCCAACAAGAATTTCCTCTCTATCCCGCTGACGTTCCGACCTGGAACACCGGCCGTGCCCGGAACCCGGACGAGCAAGTCATTATCCGCCAGGTGTGGGAGGAAATTCGCCGGTTCATGTGGAACTACGTGGGGATCGTTCGCACCACGAAACGATTGGAACGAGCGCGGAGCCGCATCACTCTGCTCCAAAAAGAAATTCAAGAGTATTACTGGAACTTTCTGGTCACCCCCGACCTCCTGGAACTCCGCAACATCGCGTTGGTGGCGGAACTGGTGATCCGTGCGGGATTGGCCCGTCAGGAATCCCGAGGCCTCCACCACACGCTTGATTTCACTTTGAGGGATGATCTCCATTGGAAAAAAACCGTGGTTCTTAAATCGAGGTGGACTTGA
- the ftsH gene encoding ATP-dependent zinc metalloprotease FtsH, with translation MKSNGRNVILWLLIFSGVLFFIQSLRTARVSEKEIPYSQFKIALKEKRVDEVRVGGDLIRGNINDAGGKTVPFRTIPLNDPKLVEDLELSGVTQFSGEPERGWVNSMFMNLLWIGVFFFLWWFVVIRQMQGGGKQAMAFGRSKAKLQSAKKQKVTFKDVAGCDEAKEELEEIIEFLKEPAKFQKLGGKIPKGVLLFGSPGTGKTLLAKAVAGEAGVPFFSSSGSDFVEMFVGVGASRVRDLFDQGRKNAPCLLFVDEIDAVGRQRFAGIGGGHDEREQTLNQLLVEMDGFDTKEGVILIAATNRPDVLDPALLRPGRFDRQVSVPMPDLKGREQVLTVHAKNIKLAGGVDLSVIARRTPGFTGADLANLVNEGALLAARRNKKVVDMNELEEAIERVIAGPERKSRMMSEKEKLVIAYHESGHTLVAKKLPTTDPVHKVSIIPRGPALGYTLQLPTEDRYLTTKSEINHRLCILLGGRIAEQLTFNEVTTGAQDDLAKATQIAHKMVCEYGMSERLGPITYRKKSEELFLGREIGSGQNYSDQTAQMIDEEVKRLVAEAQERVTTILTDYRAVLETLAKTLVEKEVLNAEEINAIVDGRPPAPPTTPPLNLTNGEEGGAAPGFSPAPNPA, from the coding sequence ATGAAAAGTAACGGTCGCAACGTGATACTCTGGCTCTTGATCTTCTCGGGGGTGCTGTTCTTTATTCAAAGTCTTCGCACGGCCCGTGTGTCCGAAAAAGAAATTCCTTACTCCCAGTTCAAAATCGCTTTAAAGGAAAAACGGGTAGACGAAGTCCGGGTGGGGGGAGACCTGATTCGCGGGAACATTAATGACGCGGGCGGGAAAACGGTTCCGTTCCGAACGATCCCCCTCAACGACCCCAAACTGGTGGAAGACCTTGAACTTTCCGGAGTCACACAGTTTTCTGGGGAACCCGAACGGGGCTGGGTCAATTCCATGTTCATGAATCTCCTCTGGATTGGCGTTTTCTTTTTCCTCTGGTGGTTCGTGGTCATCCGTCAGATGCAAGGGGGTGGCAAGCAGGCCATGGCTTTTGGGCGGTCCAAAGCTAAACTCCAGTCCGCGAAGAAACAGAAGGTCACTTTTAAGGACGTGGCCGGGTGTGATGAAGCGAAAGAAGAACTCGAAGAGATTATCGAGTTCTTAAAGGAGCCCGCAAAATTCCAAAAGTTGGGGGGTAAAATACCCAAAGGGGTTCTTCTCTTTGGTTCGCCCGGAACCGGGAAAACCCTTCTGGCCAAGGCCGTTGCCGGGGAGGCCGGTGTTCCCTTTTTCTCCAGTTCAGGATCGGATTTCGTTGAAATGTTTGTGGGCGTGGGCGCTTCACGCGTCCGAGATCTCTTTGATCAAGGACGTAAAAATGCCCCGTGTCTTCTCTTCGTTGACGAAATCGATGCGGTGGGGCGACAACGTTTTGCCGGGATTGGCGGTGGCCACGATGAACGGGAACAAACGCTGAACCAGCTGTTGGTGGAGATGGACGGGTTTGATACCAAAGAAGGGGTGATTTTAATCGCCGCCACCAACCGTCCCGATGTGTTGGATCCGGCCCTTCTCCGGCCCGGCCGGTTCGATCGCCAGGTTTCCGTCCCCATGCCGGACCTGAAAGGTCGTGAGCAAGTGTTGACGGTTCACGCAAAAAACATCAAGTTGGCGGGGGGGGTGGACCTTTCGGTCATTGCCCGACGAACCCCGGGGTTCACCGGCGCGGATCTGGCTAATCTTGTGAATGAAGGGGCTCTTTTGGCGGCCCGGCGAAACAAGAAAGTCGTGGACATGAACGAATTGGAAGAAGCCATTGAGCGCGTCATCGCGGGTCCCGAACGGAAAAGCCGCATGATGAGCGAAAAAGAAAAATTGGTCATCGCCTATCACGAATCGGGGCACACGTTGGTGGCCAAAAAGTTACCGACCACGGATCCCGTTCACAAAGTATCGATCATTCCCCGGGGGCCCGCGTTGGGATACACTCTCCAACTGCCGACGGAGGATCGCTACCTCACGACAAAATCGGAAATCAACCATCGGCTTTGCATTTTGCTGGGGGGCCGTATCGCCGAACAGTTGACGTTCAACGAAGTGACCACCGGAGCCCAGGACGATTTGGCCAAGGCCACACAGATCGCCCACAAAATGGTGTGCGAATACGGTATGTCCGAACGGCTGGGCCCGATCACTTACCGTAAAAAATCCGAAGAACTGTTTCTGGGTCGAGAGATCGGTTCTGGGCAAAATTATTCCGACCAAACCGCCCAAATGATTGACGAAGAGGTGAAACGGTTGGTGGCCGAGGCGCAGGAGCGGGTGACCACCATTCTGACCGATTACCGCGCTGTTTTGGAAACGTTGGCGAAAACCCTTGTGGAAAAAGAAGTGCTGAACGCCGAGGAGATCAACGCCATCGTCGATGGTCGTCCTCCGGCTCCACCGACCACCCCTCCTTTGAACCTGACCAATGGGGAAGAGGGGGGGGCCGCGCCGGGTTTTTCCCCCGCGCCGAATCCCGCCTAA
- a CDS encoding tetratricopeptide repeat protein → MNSSIADEENNLRNAVNAAERLGRLNHRRLEALTALADHYTQRGRLYEAEPLWVNALSFQEKIFGPEHQTLARPLVRLSHLYEKMGRYAQGAAVLRLALKIFERDSVENSVQVADCLVDLSRAASRQERWEDAETHLARAQNIARIVHGEKSPALARVYLAWGELQKDRQNHEGARVWIFKAIENFQRVLGDRHPGFAEAWTLLGHVERDQKHYDKAEALYQRAQEYLRGEGGGVLQHLGRLYLVEGNPRRAIRLLRPALALRETALGAHHPDVAELLVLLAEADAARRAIEKAEVGFLRAWEIFEKTLGSDAPGLLQAEFGLAALYFDRSCYEEADRLFGQLVRTQERIHGPHHPAVRAAITNARISLEAQDRYEVENSFDSLEAIGGPVS, encoded by the coding sequence TTGAACTCTTCCATTGCGGACGAGGAAAATAATCTTCGTAACGCAGTCAACGCGGCGGAACGGTTGGGCCGGCTCAACCATCGCCGGTTAGAAGCCCTGACCGCTCTGGCGGACCATTACACTCAACGGGGACGCTTGTACGAAGCGGAACCTTTGTGGGTGAACGCGCTTTCGTTCCAAGAAAAAATCTTTGGGCCCGAACATCAAACATTGGCTCGCCCCTTGGTTCGTTTGTCTCATCTGTACGAAAAAATGGGTCGCTATGCCCAAGGGGCGGCGGTTCTCCGTCTGGCCCTTAAAATATTTGAGCGTGATTCGGTGGAAAACAGTGTTCAAGTGGCGGACTGTTTGGTTGATCTCTCTCGAGCGGCGTCCCGCCAAGAACGTTGGGAAGACGCTGAGACCCATTTGGCTCGCGCTCAAAACATCGCCCGTATTGTCCATGGAGAAAAAAGCCCGGCGTTGGCGCGGGTCTATCTGGCGTGGGGGGAACTCCAAAAAGACCGTCAAAACCATGAGGGGGCACGGGTTTGGATTTTTAAGGCCATTGAAAATTTTCAAAGGGTTTTGGGGGATCGTCATCCCGGATTCGCTGAAGCGTGGACGCTCCTGGGCCATGTTGAAAGGGACCAAAAACACTACGATAAAGCCGAGGCGCTGTATCAACGGGCTCAAGAGTACTTGCGGGGGGAGGGAGGGGGGGTCCTCCAGCATTTAGGCAGGCTCTATTTGGTTGAGGGAAATCCTCGCCGAGCGATTCGCCTTTTACGTCCAGCCTTAGCGTTACGGGAAACGGCCTTGGGGGCCCACCATCCGGACGTGGCGGAACTCCTGGTTCTATTGGCCGAAGCGGACGCGGCACGACGCGCTATTGAAAAGGCTGAGGTGGGGTTTCTCCGTGCCTGGGAAATATTTGAAAAAACGCTGGGGTCCGATGCTCCGGGCCTTCTTCAAGCGGAATTCGGTTTGGCGGCCCTGTATTTCGACCGGTCCTGTTATGAAGAAGCGGATCGCCTCTTCGGGCAGTTGGTCCGAACTCAAGAGCGGATCCATGGTCCTCATCACCCGGCGGTTCGGGCGGCGATCACCAACGCCCGAATTTCCTTGGAGGCGCAGGACCGCTATGAAGTAGAAAATTCTTTCGACTCATTGGAAGCCATTGGAGGCCCCGTTTCATGA
- the folP gene encoding dihydropteroate synthase, with protein sequence MILSTRAGALDLSNPPLLMGILNVTPDSFADGGRYNTLDEALARAEAMGQAGASLIDVGGESTRPGSDPVPLEVELKRVIPVIQTLASRLPSLPLSVDTTKAEVARQALEEGASLVNDVSALGDPWMPAVLRDHNVPVILMHRQGNPRTMQDNPVYENLLEDILNFFRERLGYAETKGIRTNNILLDPGFGFGKTTDHNLCLLNHLPYFLSLKCPLVVGVSRKSFIGRLGGGEESPWPPSERGEGTLAANLWAAAQGVHVLRVHDVKETARALTVWKKITNVERVPSRLECRKP encoded by the coding sequence ATGATCCTTTCGACCCGCGCGGGAGCTCTGGACCTGTCAAACCCTCCCCTTTTGATGGGGATTCTCAACGTCACTCCGGACTCCTTTGCGGACGGGGGACGATACAACACGCTGGATGAGGCTTTGGCGCGAGCCGAAGCGATGGGCCAAGCGGGGGCGTCTTTGATCGATGTGGGCGGAGAATCCACACGGCCCGGGTCTGACCCCGTTCCCCTCGAAGTGGAACTGAAGCGTGTGATTCCAGTGATTCAAACATTAGCCTCCCGTCTCCCCTCTCTTCCCCTTTCCGTTGACACGACAAAAGCCGAAGTGGCCCGACAGGCTTTGGAAGAAGGGGCCTCCTTGGTGAACGATGTCTCGGCGCTGGGAGACCCTTGGATGCCTGCGGTTCTTCGGGACCACAACGTTCCGGTCATCCTGATGCATCGCCAAGGAAATCCGCGCACAATGCAAGACAACCCCGTTTATGAAAACCTCCTTGAGGACATCCTAAATTTTTTCCGCGAACGCCTGGGCTACGCGGAAACGAAAGGCATCCGAACGAACAACATTCTATTAGATCCGGGATTCGGGTTTGGAAAAACCACGGACCACAACCTTTGCCTCCTCAACCATTTACCGTATTTTCTAAGTTTAAAGTGCCCCCTGGTGGTCGGTGTTTCGCGAAAATCGTTTATCGGACGACTGGGCGGAGGGGAAGAGAGCCCTTGGCCTCCTTCCGAACGGGGGGAAGGTACGCTGGCGGCAAACCTTTGGGCCGCCGCTCAGGGGGTTCACGTTCTGCGTGTTCACGACGTAAAGGAAACAGCCCGGGCCTTAACGGTTTGGAAAAAAATAACAAACGTGGAACGGGTCCCATCCCGACTCGAATGCCGAAAACCCTAG
- the tilS gene encoding tRNA lysidine(34) synthetase TilS, which produces MNVEAEFRVRISGFGENTFSRILIACSGGPDSMALLDVADRWGKETDRYLAVGHVNHGLRGRASQGDATFVQKEAARRKLPCGVLSVPVRDWAARRGRGLEEAARELRYKALARLALRFRCAGVATAHTLDDQTETIFMHLIRGAGPGGLAGMREASPWPIPVLGKPPTLLRPFLNVSKKDVLHYLSSNNIPSRHDASNAKPIFLRNRLRPVLQSWNSLRPGFFQRMAQTARILQDEEEYWRTRFSLRRKTRPIRLERTSFLRYHVAEQRRRLRHLYGLTRFESVERVRRFASDRTHGPLDIPEGHVGKVGRFLFFHRPHR; this is translated from the coding sequence GTGAACGTGGAGGCGGAATTCCGTGTCCGGATATCCGGGTTCGGTGAAAACACGTTTTCCCGAATACTTATCGCCTGTTCCGGCGGTCCGGATTCCATGGCGCTCCTGGATGTGGCGGACCGCTGGGGAAAAGAAACCGATAGGTATTTGGCCGTGGGGCATGTGAACCATGGGCTCCGGGGCCGAGCCTCCCAGGGCGACGCCACTTTTGTTCAAAAGGAAGCGGCCCGGAGAAAACTCCCTTGCGGTGTTCTCTCCGTTCCTGTTCGCGACTGGGCCGCTCGGCGCGGGCGCGGATTGGAGGAAGCGGCCCGGGAACTCCGCTACAAAGCTTTGGCCCGCCTGGCCTTGCGGTTTCGTTGCGCGGGGGTCGCAACAGCCCACACGCTGGACGACCAAACGGAAACGATATTCATGCATCTTATTCGCGGGGCGGGGCCTGGGGGGTTGGCCGGAATGAGGGAGGCCAGCCCCTGGCCCATCCCCGTCTTGGGCAAACCGCCCACCCTGCTTCGTCCTTTTTTAAACGTTTCTAAAAAAGATGTTCTCCATTACCTTTCATCGAATAACATTCCATCTCGCCACGACGCCAGTAACGCGAAACCCATTTTTCTACGAAATCGACTTCGCCCGGTTCTTCAATCCTGGAATTCCCTCCGCCCCGGATTTTTTCAACGGATGGCCCAAACAGCTCGCATCCTTCAGGACGAAGAAGAGTATTGGCGAACCCGCTTTTCTTTACGACGGAAGACCCGGCCGATTCGTCTTGAACGGACCTCCTTTTTACGGTATCATGTAGCCGAACAAAGGCGGCGACTCCGCCACCTTTACGGGCTCACCCGATTTGAGAGTGTGGAACGTGTCCGACGCTTTGCCTCGGATCGCACCCACGGCCCTTTGGACATTCCGGAAGGCCACGTCGGTAAGGTCGGGAGATTTCTCTTTTTTCATCGGCCTCACCGATGA